In Streptomyces sp. NBC_00878, a single window of DNA contains:
- the cpaB gene encoding Flp pilus assembly protein CpaB, translating to MNSRQRRGVILLVLSVLCALGAFAGVLSVIRDVNSKVGPEVAAYRLKDDIAPYKELSAGQFEKVSMPERWLSSTAVTDLSEIRGKIAVTQLEKGSLLQKDMIVDRPALEPGQQEIAIMIDAATGVAGKINPGARVNIFATFKDETDNGKDQSKVIVANARVIDVGKLTALDPGQSSNDRRRTANEAVPITFALDTADAQRVAYAESFAEHVRLALLAGGTDATVAPGDRTYTLDEDK from the coding sequence ATGAACTCACGCCAGCGCCGCGGCGTCATCCTGCTGGTCCTCTCGGTCCTGTGCGCCCTGGGCGCCTTCGCCGGAGTGCTCTCGGTGATCCGCGACGTGAACTCGAAGGTCGGCCCCGAGGTCGCGGCGTACCGCCTGAAGGACGACATCGCGCCCTACAAGGAGCTGTCGGCCGGCCAGTTCGAGAAGGTCTCGATGCCCGAGCGGTGGCTGTCGTCCACCGCCGTCACCGACCTCTCCGAGATCCGCGGCAAGATCGCGGTCACCCAGCTGGAGAAGGGCTCGCTGCTCCAGAAGGACATGATCGTGGACCGGCCCGCGCTGGAGCCCGGCCAGCAGGAGATCGCGATCATGATCGACGCGGCGACCGGTGTGGCGGGCAAGATCAACCCGGGCGCCCGGGTCAACATCTTCGCCACGTTCAAGGACGAGACCGACAACGGCAAGGACCAGTCGAAGGTCATCGTCGCGAACGCCCGCGTCATCGACGTCGGCAAACTGACCGCGCTCGACCCCGGCCAGTCCAGCAACGACCGCCGCCGCACCGCGAACGAGGCGGTCCCGATCACCTTCGCCCTCGACACCGCCGACGCCCAACGCGTCGCGTACGCCGAGTCGTTCGCCGAACACGTCCGCCTCGCCCTGCTCGCGGGCGGCACCGACGCCACCGTCGCCCCCGGCGACCGCACGTACACCCTCGACGAGGACAAGTAG
- a CDS encoding chitinase, with the protein MPRRRRTWVAALATALAASVLSLTGAGPASAADVNNTKNAGFESGLANWTCSAGSGATVSSPVHGGTAALKATPSGQDNARCSQTVAVKPNSTYALSAWVQGGYAYLGASGTGTTDVSTWTPDSSSWKQLTTSFTTGASTTSVTVYTHGWYGQTAYLADDLSVFGPDGGGGSDPGPVIPAAPAGLSVPSTTSSAVSLAWNAVSGATGYNVYRAGTKVLAVTGTSATVTGLAASTSYSFQVTATNAAGESAKSTAVTGTTQATSGGGTALPKHAVTGYWQNFNNGATVQKISDVQSQYDIIAVAFADATTTPGAVTFNLDSAGLGGYTVDQFKADVKAKQAAGKKVIISIGGERGTISVNDSASATNFANSVYSLMQTYGFDGVDIDLENGINATYMTQALRSLSSKAGSSLIITMAPQTIDMQSTSNGYFQTALNIKDILTVVNMQYYNSGSMLGCDGKVYSQGSVDFLTALACIQLEGGLAPSQVGLGLPASTRGAGSGYVSPTIVNNALDCLTKGTNCGSFKPSRTYPDLRGAMTWSTNWDATAGNAWSNAVGPHVHGLP; encoded by the coding sequence ATGCCCCGACGCAGACGGACCTGGGTGGCAGCGCTCGCCACCGCACTCGCCGCGTCCGTCCTCTCCCTGACCGGAGCCGGCCCGGCTTCGGCCGCCGACGTCAACAACACCAAGAACGCCGGCTTCGAGTCGGGCCTCGCCAACTGGACCTGTTCGGCGGGCAGCGGCGCCACCGTCTCCTCGCCGGTGCACGGCGGTACGGCCGCGCTGAAGGCCACGCCCTCCGGGCAGGACAACGCCAGGTGCAGCCAGACCGTGGCGGTGAAGCCCAACTCCACGTACGCGCTGAGCGCGTGGGTGCAGGGCGGGTACGCGTACCTCGGCGCGAGCGGCACGGGGACGACGGACGTGTCGACCTGGACCCCGGACTCCTCCTCCTGGAAGCAGCTGACGACGTCCTTCACGACGGGCGCCTCCACGACGTCCGTGACCGTCTACACGCACGGCTGGTACGGGCAGACGGCGTACCTCGCCGACGACCTCTCCGTGTTCGGGCCCGACGGGGGCGGCGGCAGCGACCCCGGCCCGGTCATCCCCGCGGCCCCGGCCGGTCTGAGCGTGCCGTCCACGACGTCCTCCGCCGTCTCCCTCGCCTGGAACGCGGTGTCGGGCGCGACCGGTTACAACGTCTACCGCGCCGGCACGAAGGTCCTCGCGGTGACCGGCACCTCGGCGACGGTCACCGGTCTCGCCGCCTCCACCTCGTACTCCTTCCAGGTCACCGCGACGAACGCGGCGGGTGAGTCGGCGAAGTCGACGGCGGTCACCGGGACGACCCAGGCGACCTCGGGCGGCGGGACCGCGCTGCCCAAGCACGCGGTGACCGGCTACTGGCAGAATTTCAACAACGGGGCGACCGTCCAGAAGATCTCCGACGTCCAGTCCCAGTACGACATCATCGCGGTGGCCTTCGCCGACGCCACGACCACTCCCGGCGCGGTGACCTTCAACCTCGACTCGGCCGGCCTCGGCGGCTACACCGTCGACCAGTTCAAGGCGGACGTCAAAGCCAAGCAGGCCGCGGGCAAGAAGGTGATCATCTCGATCGGCGGCGAGCGCGGCACGATCTCGGTGAACGACTCCGCCTCGGCGACGAACTTCGCCAACTCCGTCTACTCCCTGATGCAGACGTACGGCTTCGACGGCGTCGACATCGACCTGGAGAACGGCATCAACGCCACGTACATGACGCAGGCGCTGCGGTCCCTGTCCTCGAAGGCGGGCTCCTCGCTGATCATCACGATGGCACCGCAGACGATCGACATGCAGTCGACGTCGAACGGCTACTTCCAGACGGCCCTGAACATCAAGGACATCCTCACGGTCGTCAACATGCAGTACTACAACAGCGGTTCGATGCTCGGCTGCGACGGCAAGGTGTACTCGCAGGGCTCGGTGGACTTCCTCACCGCCCTCGCCTGCATCCAGCTGGAGGGCGGCCTCGCCCCCTCCCAGGTGGGCCTCGGCCTGCCGGCCTCCACCCGGGGCGCGGGCAGCGGCTACGTCTCCCCGACCATCGTGAACAACGCCCTGGACTGCCTCACCAAGGGCACGAACTGCGGCTCCTTCAAACCGTCCAGGACCTACCCGGACCTGCGCGGCGCGATGACCTGGTCGACGAACTGGGACGCGACGGCGGGCAACGCCTGGTCGAACGCGGTGGGACCGCACGTGCACGGGCTGCCGTAG
- a CDS encoding SigE family RNA polymerase sigma factor, producing the protein MGQVGVEEYAGDYQEFAAARVGHLYRSACLLTGGDTHLAEDLVQETLGRLYVHWGRVSRVGNPAGYAQTVLTRTFLTHQRRRSSKERATDVFPDVLDTRAADADTPLRLTLIEALGRLSPKDRAVVVLRYWEDRSIEETADAMNASSAAVRTRCVRALARLRALLGENLGEYAAP; encoded by the coding sequence ATGGGACAGGTCGGAGTGGAGGAATACGCGGGGGATTACCAGGAGTTCGCCGCGGCGCGCGTGGGGCACCTCTACCGTTCCGCCTGCCTGCTCACCGGGGGCGACACCCATCTCGCCGAGGACCTGGTGCAGGAGACACTCGGCCGGCTGTACGTCCACTGGGGCCGGGTCTCCCGGGTCGGCAATCCCGCCGGGTACGCCCAGACCGTCCTCACCCGCACCTTCCTCACCCACCAGCGGCGGCGCAGCAGCAAGGAGCGGGCCACCGACGTGTTCCCCGACGTCCTGGACACCCGGGCCGCCGACGCCGACACGCCTCTGCGGCTGACCCTGATCGAGGCGCTGGGCCGGCTGTCCCCCAAGGACCGGGCCGTGGTCGTCCTGCGGTACTGGGAGGACCGCAGCATCGAGGAGACCGCCGACGCCATGAACGCCAGCTCGGCCGCGGTACGCACCCGTTGTGTGCGCGCCCTCGCCAGACTGCGCGCCCTGCTCGGCGAGAACCTGGGCGAGTACGCGGCGCCCTGA
- a CDS encoding Nramp family divalent metal transporter, whose translation MIRMADTSGNADTTGSPATGSTGATGETHTGPRKSSWKYIGPGIVVAATGVGAGDLVATLIAGSNFGYTLLWAAVIGCLVKISLAEAAGRWHLSTGRTLFDGWASLGRWTSWFFVAYVVIWGFVYGAAAMSSSGLPLQALFPDIMDLKWWAILTGLVGLVFVWFNKYAVFEKVMTVLVGVMFVVTVYLAIRVTPNLADAFAGLLPVLPDEKDSILNTLGLIGGVGGTITLAAYGYWVNAKGWTNTGWMKVMRFDNRVAYATTGIFVISMLFVGAELLHSSNVAIASGDKGLIQLGDILEDEYGTATAKFFLIGFFATSFTSLIGVWHGVSLMFADFVERYRKDRAATATAPAPATASGEEVASGTHEKSWPFRAYLLWLTFPPMILLFQGQPFRLIILYGVLGAAFLPFLALTLVWLLNSSRTPAEWRNGILSNAMLTIAGLLFVVLCVKQIWDQPWAEFF comes from the coding sequence TTGATCCGCATGGCTGACACCTCTGGGAACGCGGACACCACTGGAAGCCCGGCCACCGGAAGCACGGGAGCGACGGGGGAGACCCATACCGGCCCCCGCAAATCCAGTTGGAAATACATCGGCCCCGGCATCGTCGTCGCCGCGACGGGCGTCGGCGCCGGAGACCTCGTCGCCACCCTCATCGCGGGCTCGAACTTCGGCTACACACTCCTGTGGGCCGCCGTCATCGGCTGTCTGGTCAAGATCTCCCTCGCCGAGGCGGCGGGCCGCTGGCACCTGTCCACCGGCCGCACGCTCTTCGACGGCTGGGCGAGCCTGGGCCGCTGGACGTCGTGGTTCTTCGTCGCGTACGTCGTGATCTGGGGCTTCGTCTACGGCGCGGCGGCCATGTCCTCGTCGGGCCTGCCCCTCCAGGCCCTCTTCCCGGACATCATGGACCTCAAGTGGTGGGCCATCCTGACCGGTCTGGTCGGCCTGGTCTTCGTGTGGTTCAACAAGTACGCGGTCTTCGAGAAGGTCATGACCGTCTTGGTGGGCGTGATGTTCGTCGTCACGGTCTACCTCGCGATCCGCGTCACCCCGAACCTCGCCGACGCGTTCGCGGGCCTGCTTCCGGTCCTGCCCGACGAGAAGGACTCGATCCTCAACACGCTCGGCCTGATCGGCGGTGTGGGCGGCACGATCACGCTCGCCGCGTACGGCTACTGGGTCAACGCGAAGGGCTGGACGAACACCGGCTGGATGAAGGTGATGCGCTTCGACAACCGCGTCGCCTACGCCACCACCGGCATCTTCGTCATCTCGATGCTCTTCGTCGGCGCGGAGCTCCTCCACTCCTCCAACGTCGCGATCGCGAGCGGCGACAAGGGCCTCATCCAGCTCGGCGACATCCTGGAGGACGAGTACGGCACGGCGACCGCCAAGTTCTTCCTCATCGGCTTCTTCGCCACGTCCTTCACGTCCCTGATCGGCGTCTGGCACGGCGTGAGCCTGATGTTCGCGGACTTCGTGGAGCGCTACCGCAAGGACCGGGCGGCCACGGCCACGGCCCCGGCCCCGGCCACGGCCTCGGGCGAGGAGGTGGCGTCCGGCACCCACGAGAAGTCCTGGCCCTTCCGCGCGTACCTGCTCTGGCTGACCTTCCCGCCCATGATCCTGCTCTTCCAGGGCCAGCCCTTCCGCCTGATCATCCTGTACGGAGTCCTGGGCGCGGCCTTCCTCCCCTTCCTCGCCCTCACCCTGGTCTGGCTCCTCAACTCCTCCCGCACGCCCGCGGAATGGCGCAACGGAATCCTGAGCAACGCCATGCTGACGATCGCGGGCCTGCTCTTCGTCGTCCTGTGCGTGAAGCAGATCTGGGACCAGCCGTGGGCGGAGTTCTTCTAG
- a CDS encoding ATP-binding protein, translating into MLQLSGGHFPDPDAAYGFYPQPPLRAGHLSVVYDPLPAAAAEARAEVRRQLEGWGLAEQSDTAELLASELVTNALIHAASRLRLTLWAAHGVLRCEVSDADRRPPEVLGSGTAGSGRGMFLVDALARRWGCHQDGPGRTVWFELGTCGSDGCGRRQP; encoded by the coding sequence ATGCTGCAACTCTCCGGAGGACATTTTCCGGATCCCGACGCCGCGTACGGCTTCTACCCCCAACCACCCCTGCGAGCAGGCCACTTGAGCGTCGTGTACGACCCCCTTCCCGCCGCGGCGGCCGAGGCCCGCGCGGAGGTCAGGCGGCAGCTGGAGGGCTGGGGGCTCGCGGAACAGAGCGACACGGCGGAGCTCCTCGCCAGCGAACTCGTCACCAACGCCCTGATACACGCGGCGAGTCGCCTCCGCCTCACCCTCTGGGCCGCGCACGGGGTTCTGCGCTGCGAGGTCTCCGATGCCGACCGCCGCCCCCCGGAGGTGCTCGGGTCGGGCACCGCCGGGAGCGGCCGCGGAATGTTCCTGGTGGATGCGCTCGCGCGGCGCTGGGGCTGCCACCAGGACGGGCCGGGCCGGACCGTCTGGTTCGAGCTCGGCACGTGCGGGTCCGACGGCTGTGGTCGGCGACAGCCGTAG
- a CDS encoding LuxR C-terminal-related transcriptional regulator, which translates to MGGSAPRRVRQPPVETTSFIDRRDELAEGRRLLATARLVTLTGPGGVGKTRLAGRIAARVERAFPDGVRFAHLAGLRDPALVPLAAADALGLHDHSEQPPLDALVEQARHRRLLLVLDNCEHLLSACAELAAALLHGTTGVRVLATSRHRLALTEEHLLDVRPLPVPDPDSDLSAAATYPALALFADRAAAVVPGFELTPDNRAAVARLCRRLDGLPLAIELAAVRMRVLGVDQLVARLDDRYRLLTTGSPAVLPRHQTLRAAVDWSHELCTHTEQLVWARASVFAGSFDLEAAEAVCADTETAAADTDSEGEEKDSDRDESEGKEKDSNRDESEGDGECQGVHPQDVLEAVAGLVDKSVLCREGGPGPVRYRLLDTLRHYGLDRLRQRPGAEAAARRRQRDWIQEVAVECERRWFGPGQREIVARLRADQDNLRAALEFSLTLPGEARAALGLAGTLWFYWLACGAPREGRYWLDRALDASPEPTRERARALWVAGLLAGCPEDRTRGRHRAEDARALARRIGDPAEVAHAEYLLGVMALLGDDFPAALEHYEAAVARDPVQGQLPSFAVLDQVGLAAGLAFLGQTDRAVQVCEDARRVCEEHGEEWVRSYVLRVLALAYAERKEWERAEPYAREALRRKLAVHDVIGIGLTLDLLVVISAARGAHERAAVLLGGADRVWAGIDGNRFGFTRYNSAREESERRVRKAVGPGDFDRAYRRGGGLGLTGIVSYALQESGRPAVAGTRRSDGNPLTRREREVAELVAEGLANQQIADRLVIARRTAEGHVERILGKLGFSCRSQIAAWVTARR; encoded by the coding sequence ATGGGCGGATCAGCGCCGCGAAGGGTCCGTCAGCCACCGGTCGAGACGACCAGCTTCATCGACCGGCGGGACGAACTGGCCGAGGGGCGGCGGCTGTTGGCCACCGCACGCCTGGTCACGCTGACCGGGCCCGGTGGCGTCGGCAAGACGCGGCTGGCCGGGCGGATCGCCGCCCGCGTCGAGCGGGCGTTCCCGGACGGCGTGCGCTTCGCGCACCTCGCCGGACTGCGCGATCCGGCGCTCGTCCCGCTCGCCGCGGCCGACGCCCTCGGCCTGCACGACCACTCCGAACAGCCGCCGCTGGACGCGCTGGTCGAGCAGGCCCGCCACCGCCGACTGCTCCTCGTCCTCGACAACTGCGAGCATCTGCTGTCCGCCTGCGCGGAGTTGGCCGCCGCGCTGCTGCACGGCACGACCGGCGTCCGGGTCCTCGCGACGAGCCGCCACCGCCTGGCCCTCACGGAGGAACACCTCCTGGACGTACGTCCGTTGCCGGTGCCCGACCCGGACTCGGACCTCTCGGCCGCCGCGACGTACCCGGCCCTGGCGCTCTTCGCCGACCGGGCCGCCGCCGTCGTCCCCGGTTTCGAACTCACCCCCGACAACCGGGCCGCCGTGGCCCGCCTCTGCCGCCGCCTGGACGGCCTGCCCCTCGCCATCGAGCTCGCGGCCGTCCGGATGCGCGTCCTCGGCGTCGACCAGCTCGTCGCCCGGCTCGACGACCGCTACCGCCTCCTCACCACCGGCAGCCCGGCCGTCCTGCCCCGCCACCAGACGCTGCGCGCGGCGGTCGACTGGAGCCACGAACTCTGCACGCACACCGAGCAGTTGGTGTGGGCGCGGGCCTCGGTGTTCGCGGGGAGCTTCGACCTGGAGGCGGCGGAGGCGGTGTGTGCGGACACCGAGACCGCCGCCGCCGACACCGACAGCGAGGGCGAGGAAAAGGACAGCGACAGGGACGAGAGCGAGGGCAAGGAAAAGGACAGCAACAGGGACGAGAGCGAGGGCGACGGGGAGTGCCAGGGCGTACACCCCCAAGACGTCCTCGAAGCCGTCGCCGGGCTCGTGGACAAGTCCGTGCTGTGCAGGGAAGGCGGGCCCGGCCCGGTCAGATACCGGCTGCTCGACACGCTGCGGCACTACGGGCTCGACAGGCTGCGGCAGCGGCCCGGGGCGGAAGCGGCCGCCCGGCGGCGGCAGCGGGACTGGATCCAGGAGGTGGCCGTGGAGTGCGAGCGGCGGTGGTTCGGGCCGGGGCAGCGGGAGATCGTGGCCCGGTTGCGGGCCGACCAGGACAACCTGCGGGCCGCCCTGGAGTTCAGCCTCACCCTGCCGGGCGAGGCCCGGGCCGCACTCGGGCTCGCCGGCACCCTGTGGTTCTACTGGCTCGCGTGCGGGGCGCCCCGCGAGGGCCGGTACTGGCTGGACCGCGCGCTCGACGCGTCTCCCGAGCCCACCCGGGAGCGCGCCAGGGCACTGTGGGTCGCGGGGCTGCTCGCCGGCTGCCCCGAGGACCGCACCCGGGGCCGCCACCGCGCCGAGGACGCCCGCGCGCTCGCCCGCCGCATCGGCGACCCGGCGGAGGTCGCCCACGCGGAGTACCTGCTCGGCGTGATGGCCCTGCTCGGCGACGACTTCCCCGCCGCCCTGGAGCACTACGAGGCCGCCGTCGCCCGCGACCCCGTCCAGGGCCAGCTCCCCAGCTTCGCCGTCCTCGACCAGGTCGGACTCGCCGCCGGCCTCGCCTTCCTGGGCCAGACCGACCGGGCCGTCCAGGTCTGCGAGGACGCCCGCCGCGTCTGCGAGGAGCACGGCGAGGAGTGGGTCCGCTCGTACGTCCTGCGCGTCCTCGCCCTCGCGTACGCGGAGCGGAAGGAATGGGAGCGCGCGGAGCCGTACGCCCGTGAGGCCCTGCGTCGCAAGCTCGCCGTGCACGACGTCATCGGCATCGGTCTCACCCTCGACCTGCTGGTCGTCATCTCCGCCGCACGCGGCGCCCACGAACGTGCCGCCGTCCTGCTCGGCGGCGCCGACCGCGTCTGGGCCGGTATCGACGGCAACCGCTTCGGCTTCACGAGGTACAACTCCGCGCGCGAGGAGAGCGAGAGGAGGGTACGGAAGGCCGTCGGGCCGGGGGACTTCGACCGGGCGTACCGGCGCGGCGGCGGGCTCGGGCTCACCGGGATCGTCTCGTACGCCCTCCAGGAGTCCGGGAGACCGGCGGTCGCCGGCACCCGCCGCTCCGACGGGAACCCCCTCACCCGGCGCGAGCGGGAAGTCGCCGAGCTCGTCGCCGAAGGCCTCGCCAACCAGCAGATCGCCGACCGCCTCGTGATCGCCCGGCGCACCGCGGAGGGCCATGTGGAACGCATCCTCGGCAAGCTCGGCTTCAGCTGCCGCAGCCAGATCGCCGCGTGGGTCACCGCGCGCCGCTGA
- a CDS encoding M14 family metallopeptidase, with product MRLRIKSDGTSAAPPSPGRRGRRTAALATLLALALAAPIAATTSANGASGAAPASDTDEIRQYEIQIHGSTSATRTAIAQTGVSIDEADEETVVVSGRAAQAKKLRQLGYEVSALGSAPNRSSAADANILDFPSADSRYHNYAEMNTEINQRLAAYPSIMSKQVIGKSYQGRDIVAIKISDNVATDEAEPEVLFTHHQHAREHLTVEMALYLIRELGAGYGSDSRVTNMVNNREIWIVPDLNPDGGEYDIASGAYRSWRKNRQPNTGSSYVGTDMNRNWNYRWGCCNGSSGSTSSETYRGPAAESAPEVKVVADFVRSRIVGGKQQIKAGVDFHTYSELVLWPFGYTTSDTATGMTADDRNAFATVGGKMAASNGYTAEQSSDLYITDGTIDDYLWGSQKIFSYTFEMYPGSASGGGFYPPDEVIERETARNKDAVLQLLENSDCMYRSIGKEAQYCS from the coding sequence ATGCGACTCCGCATCAAAAGCGACGGAACGTCCGCCGCTCCCCCCTCACCCGGCAGACGCGGCCGGCGCACCGCAGCGCTCGCCACGCTCCTCGCCCTGGCTCTCGCGGCCCCCATCGCCGCCACGACCAGCGCGAACGGCGCCTCCGGGGCGGCTCCCGCCTCCGACACGGACGAGATCCGCCAGTACGAGATCCAGATCCACGGCAGCACCTCGGCCACCCGTACGGCGATCGCCCAGACGGGTGTGTCGATCGACGAGGCCGACGAGGAGACCGTCGTCGTCTCGGGCCGCGCGGCCCAGGCGAAGAAGCTGCGGCAACTCGGCTACGAGGTCTCAGCGCTCGGCTCCGCCCCCAACCGGTCGAGCGCCGCGGACGCGAACATCCTCGACTTCCCCTCCGCCGACTCGCGCTATCACAACTACGCCGAGATGAACACGGAGATCAACCAGCGCCTGGCCGCCTACCCGAGCATCATGAGCAAGCAGGTGATCGGGAAGTCGTACCAGGGCCGGGACATCGTCGCCATCAAGATCAGCGACAACGTCGCGACCGACGAGGCCGAGCCCGAGGTCCTGTTCACCCACCACCAGCACGCGCGCGAGCACCTCACCGTGGAGATGGCGCTCTATCTGATCCGTGAGCTGGGCGCCGGGTACGGCTCCGACTCCCGCGTCACGAACATGGTGAACAACCGCGAGATCTGGATCGTCCCGGACCTCAACCCGGACGGCGGCGAGTACGACATCGCGTCCGGCGCCTACCGCTCGTGGCGCAAGAACCGCCAGCCCAACACCGGCAGTTCGTACGTCGGCACCGACATGAACCGCAACTGGAACTACCGCTGGGGCTGCTGCAACGGCTCGTCGGGCTCGACGTCCTCCGAGACCTACCGGGGTCCGGCGGCCGAGTCCGCGCCCGAGGTCAAGGTCGTCGCCGACTTCGTCCGCAGCCGGATCGTGGGCGGCAAGCAGCAGATCAAGGCTGGCGTGGACTTCCACACGTACAGCGAGCTGGTGCTGTGGCCCTTCGGCTACACCACGTCGGACACCGCGACCGGTATGACGGCCGACGACCGCAACGCCTTCGCCACGGTCGGCGGGAAGATGGCCGCCAGCAACGGCTACACGGCCGAGCAGTCCAGCGACCTCTACATCACCGACGGGACGATCGACGACTACCTGTGGGGCAGTCAGAAGATCTTCTCCTACACCTTCGAGATGTATCCGGGGTCCGCGAGCGGGGGTGGTTTCTACCCGCCCGACGAGGTCATCGAGCGGGAGACCGCGCGCAACAAGGACGCGGTGCTGCAGCTGTTGGAGAACTCCGACTGCATGTACCGGTCCATCGGGAAGGAAGCGCAGTACTGCAGTTGA
- a CDS encoding GntP family permease, whose product MSSLLAATPPAPEIPPHTGGLLLLIDGTAGLLTVAALGIVLLLVLIIRVRLQPFVALLAVSIAVGLSAGLSVTELFGTVQRSTAVSMIETGMGGILGHVTIIIGLGTMLGAILEVSGGAEALSARLLNLFGEKRAPLAMGLTGLIFGIPVFFDVGIFVLAPIVYAAAKRSGKSILLYAMPLLAGLSMTHAFLPPHPGPVAAAGLFKVDLGWVILMGVVVGIPAVLAAWAYAAWIGKRLFVPVPQDMVEAADEAKAAVAAERAARRAAVGGATDGSGSGTATGKITGTGSGSVAVADGPGGDPAEQPPSLSTVFLIIGTPLLLILAATFSSIALDPSTFRSVIEFFGHPFVALTIALLMAYYLLGIRRGWSRKSLETVSTASLKPVGNILLVVGAGGVFGAVLKGSGIADALADTFNDVGLPIIVLAWLISVVLRVAQGSATVAIVTTAGIVVPLVEGQDLSQAHLALIIMAISAGSIFASHVNDGGFWIVAKYFGISERDTLKSWTVLETVLSVAGFAVAALLSVFI is encoded by the coding sequence ATGTCATCCCTCCTCGCAGCCACACCACCCGCACCAGAGATCCCACCCCACACCGGCGGACTGCTGCTCCTCATCGACGGCACCGCAGGTCTGCTGACGGTCGCGGCCCTCGGCATCGTCCTGCTCCTCGTCCTGATCATCAGGGTCAGGCTGCAGCCGTTCGTCGCCCTGCTCGCGGTGTCCATAGCCGTCGGCCTGTCGGCCGGACTCTCCGTCACCGAACTCTTCGGCACCGTCCAGCGGTCGACCGCCGTCTCGATGATCGAGACGGGCATGGGCGGCATCCTCGGACACGTCACGATCATCATCGGCCTGGGCACGATGCTCGGCGCGATCCTTGAGGTGTCCGGCGGCGCGGAGGCGCTCTCCGCCCGCCTGCTCAACCTGTTCGGCGAGAAGCGCGCCCCGCTCGCCATGGGCCTGACCGGCCTCATCTTCGGCATCCCGGTCTTCTTCGACGTCGGCATCTTCGTCCTCGCACCGATCGTGTACGCCGCCGCCAAGCGCTCCGGCAAGTCGATCCTGCTCTACGCCATGCCGCTGCTCGCGGGCCTGTCGATGACTCACGCGTTCCTGCCGCCGCACCCCGGCCCGGTCGCCGCCGCCGGACTGTTCAAGGTCGACCTGGGCTGGGTCATCCTGATGGGCGTCGTCGTCGGCATCCCGGCCGTGCTCGCCGCCTGGGCGTACGCCGCCTGGATCGGCAAGCGCCTCTTCGTCCCCGTACCGCAGGACATGGTCGAGGCCGCGGACGAGGCGAAGGCGGCCGTCGCCGCGGAGCGTGCGGCGCGCCGGGCGGCAGTCGGTGGAGCCACCGACGGCTCAGGCTCAGGCACAGCCACGGGCAAGATCACAGGCACGGGCTCCGGCTCGGTCGCCGTCGCCGACGGCCCGGGCGGGGACCCCGCCGAGCAGCCGCCCTCCCTCTCCACCGTCTTCCTCATCATCGGTACGCCGCTGCTGCTGATCCTCGCGGCGACCTTCTCCTCCATCGCCCTGGACCCGTCGACGTTCCGCTCGGTCATCGAGTTCTTCGGGCACCCCTTCGTCGCGCTGACGATCGCGTTGCTGATGGCGTACTACCTGCTGGGCATCCGGCGCGGCTGGTCCCGCAAGTCGCTGGAGACGGTGTCCACGGCCTCCCTCAAGCCGGTCGGCAACATCCTGCTGGTCGTCGGCGCGGGCGGCGTCTTCGGCGCCGTACTCAAGGGCTCGGGCATCGCGGACGCGCTCGCCGACACCTTCAACGACGTGGGCCTGCCCATCATCGTGCTGGCCTGGCTGATCTCCGTCGTGCTGCGGGTCGCCCAGGGTTCGGCGACGGTCGCCATCGTCACCACCGCCGGTATCGTCGTCCCGCTCGTCGAGGGGCAGGACCTCTCGCAGGCCCATCTGGCGCTGATCATCATGGCGATCTCGGCCGGTTCGATCTTCGCCTCGCACGTCAACGACGGAGGCTTCTGGATCGTCGCCAAGTACTTCGGCATCTCCGAACGGGACACCCTCAAGTCCTGGACGGTCCTGGAGACGGTCCTGTCGGTGGCGGGCTTCGCGGTGGCGGCACTGCTGAGCGTCTTCATTTAG
- a CDS encoding RidA family protein, with the protein MTDKTEKTALTPKTHTAPPAKFSHGVRKGNILQVAGQVGFLPAVEGQPPTPAGPTLREQTLQTLANVKAILEEGGSSWDDAMMIRVYLTDVDHFAEMNAIYNTYFEEQNLTAPPAARTTVYVGLPAGLLIEIDALAVLDS; encoded by the coding sequence ATGACAGACAAAACCGAGAAGACAGCTCTCACGCCCAAGACCCACACCGCCCCGCCCGCCAAGTTCTCGCACGGCGTCAGGAAGGGGAACATCCTCCAGGTCGCGGGCCAGGTCGGCTTCCTGCCCGCGGTCGAGGGCCAGCCTCCCACGCCCGCCGGGCCGACCCTGCGCGAGCAGACCCTCCAGACCCTCGCCAACGTCAAGGCCATCCTCGAAGAGGGCGGCTCCTCCTGGGACGACGCGATGATGATCCGCGTCTACCTCACGGACGTCGACCACTTCGCGGAGATGAACGCGATCTACAACACGTACTTCGAGGAGCAGAACCTGACGGCACCCCCCGCGGCCCGCACCACGGTCTACGTGGGCCTCCCGGCAGGCCTGCTGATCGAGATCGACGCGCTGGCGGTACTGGACAGCTGA